The following are from one region of the Georgenia sp. M64 genome:
- a CDS encoding MFS transporter, whose amino-acid sequence MSEKNLNRIRALRPLGSRDYRLLFAAVGIEVFGTGMWTIVMVFQVLALDDSPLALSAVATGMSLGLFAFSILGGVVADRFSKRRIIITVQGCTAAVMTVVAVLSLTETIELWHVGAASFAMGAGSAFFYPAYSAYLPQVLPSEQLLAANGLEGALRPSMGQGLGPALGGIVVGTFFPAIGAMIVAASYAIAFILTLFLSRRDELTTVTSPEQRTSVWGDLRAGVNYVARTRWLLWTLIFGSSLALIIQGPIEVLLPFITRDRFEDAESTFGFLLAAFGIGGAIGSLVVSSLKLPRRYLTFMIACWGGGTLPLAVIGVADNLILMLSALFIVGAATGAGVVIWGTLLQRLVPLDMIGRVASLDFFVSIAFMPVSIAIAGPLSLLVPIPVIFVIAGIAPPALALIALLAGRMRESEMERSLDER is encoded by the coding sequence ATGAGCGAGAAGAACCTCAACCGGATACGTGCCCTGCGGCCACTGGGTTCGCGGGATTATCGGCTCCTGTTCGCCGCAGTCGGCATCGAGGTCTTCGGCACCGGGATGTGGACCATCGTGATGGTCTTCCAAGTCCTCGCGCTCGATGACAGCCCGCTCGCGCTCTCAGCGGTCGCAACAGGGATGAGCTTGGGCCTGTTCGCCTTCTCGATCCTGGGTGGCGTTGTCGCCGATCGGTTCTCCAAACGACGCATCATCATCACCGTGCAGGGATGCACCGCGGCTGTGATGACCGTGGTGGCAGTCCTGTCCCTCACCGAGACGATCGAACTGTGGCATGTCGGCGCCGCTTCCTTCGCGATGGGCGCAGGAAGCGCGTTCTTCTACCCCGCCTACAGCGCGTATCTGCCCCAGGTGCTTCCGTCTGAGCAGCTCCTCGCCGCGAACGGGCTCGAAGGCGCTCTCCGACCCTCGATGGGGCAAGGCCTCGGTCCCGCCCTCGGCGGAATCGTCGTCGGCACGTTCTTTCCCGCCATCGGGGCCATGATCGTCGCAGCGTCGTACGCGATCGCGTTCATTCTCACTCTGTTCCTCAGTCGACGCGACGAACTGACCACGGTCACTTCTCCGGAGCAGCGCACGAGTGTGTGGGGCGACCTTCGAGCAGGCGTCAACTATGTGGCTCGCACTCGCTGGTTGCTCTGGACTCTGATCTTCGGCTCCTCTCTCGCCCTCATCATCCAGGGACCGATCGAAGTGCTGCTGCCGTTCATCACCCGCGACAGGTTCGAGGACGCCGAATCGACGTTCGGTTTCCTCCTTGCCGCATTCGGCATCGGCGGGGCGATCGGCTCACTCGTTGTGTCATCGCTGAAACTCCCGCGCCGCTACCTCACATTCATGATCGCTTGCTGGGGCGGCGGAACCCTCCCCCTTGCGGTCATCGGCGTCGCCGACAACCTGATTCTGATGCTCTCAGCACTGTTCATCGTCGGCGCGGCGACCGGAGCCGGTGTCGTCATCTGGGGAACCCTGCTGCAACGTCTGGTGCCGCTCGACATGATCGGCCGAGTCGCGAGCCTCGACTTCTTCGTCTCGATCGCCTTCATGCCGGTCTCGATCGCCATCGCAGGCCCGCTCTCACTGCTCGTGCCCATCCCCGTGATCTTCGTCATTGCCGGCATCGCGCCACCCGCCCTTGCGCTGATCGCTCTGCTGGCGGGGCGGATGCGCGAAAGCGAGATGGAACGCTCACTG